A genomic stretch from Bacteroidales bacterium includes:
- the gdhA gene encoding NADP-specific glutamate dehydrogenase, translating to MTDKVNKFMEGVVARNAGEKEFHQAVLEVAEVIIPFIENNPIYEDAKILERLVEPERVIMFRVPWQDDKGEFQLNKGYRIEFNSAIGPYKGGLRFHPSVNLSILKFLGFEQILKNSLTTLPMGGGKGGSDFNPKGKSDNEIMRFCQSFMSELFRHIGPNTDVPAGDIGVGGREIGYLFGQYKRLRNEFTGVLTGKGREWGGSLMRPEATGFGNVYFAKEMLATKGNSFEGKTVAVSGFGNVAWGATIKATQLGAKVVTISGPDGYVYDPDGISGEKIEYMLELRATNNDIVQPYAEEFGVEFFAGKRPWEQKVDIALPCATQNELNEEDAKQLVKNGVICVSEGANMPCTPDAIHVFHNAKILYAPGKASNAGGVAVSGLEMSQNSLRFGWTAEEVDQKLHRIMKDIHEACKKYGAENNDFVDYVKGANIAGFVKIADAMLAQGLV from the coding sequence ATGACAGATAAAGTAAATAAATTCATGGAGGGTGTAGTTGCCCGAAATGCCGGCGAAAAAGAATTTCACCAAGCAGTTTTAGAGGTTGCGGAAGTTATTATTCCGTTCATAGAAAATAATCCTATATACGAAGATGCAAAAATTCTTGAACGACTTGTTGAGCCCGAGCGTGTGATTATGTTCAGAGTTCCTTGGCAAGACGATAAAGGTGAGTTTCAACTTAACAAAGGTTATCGTATTGAATTTAACAGTGCAATCGGACCTTATAAAGGCGGTTTACGATTTCACCCGAGTGTAAACTTAAGTATTTTAAAATTTCTCGGTTTTGAACAAATTTTAAAAAATAGTTTAACAACACTTCCGATGGGCGGAGGTAAAGGCGGTTCTGATTTTAATCCGAAAGGAAAATCCGACAATGAAATTATGCGTTTTTGTCAAAGTTTTATGTCGGAACTTTTCAGACATATCGGACCGAATACCGATGTTCCCGCAGGAGATATTGGTGTAGGCGGAAGAGAAATAGGTTACTTATTCGGGCAATATAAGCGTTTAAGAAATGAATTTACCGGAGTTTTAACCGGCAAAGGCAGAGAATGGGGCGGAAGTTTAATGCGTCCGGAAGCAACCGGTTTCGGAAATGTATATTTTGCAAAAGAGATGTTAGCAACCAAAGGTAATTCTTTTGAAGGAAAAACTGTTGCCGTTTCAGGCTTCGGAAATGTTGCATGGGGTGCTACAATTAAAGCAACTCAATTAGGTGCAAAAGTTGTAACAATTTCAGGACCCGACGGATATGTTTACGACCCCGATGGAATTTCAGGAGAAAAAATTGAATATATGTTAGAATTACGTGCCACAAATAATGATATTGTTCAACCTTATGCAGAGGAGTTCGGAGTTGAATTTTTTGCCGGAAAAAGACCTTGGGAGCAAAAAGTTGATATTGCTTTACCGTGTGCTACTCAAAATGAATTAAATGAGGAAGATGCAAAACAATTAGTTAAAAACGGAGTTATTTGTGTTTCGGAAGGTGCAAATATGCCTTGTACACCGGATGCCATTCATGTTTTTCATAATGCAAAAATATTATATGCTCCGGGAAAAGCTTCAAATGCCGGCGGAGTTGCCGTTTCGGGCTTAGAAATGAGCCAAAACTCTTTACGTTTCGGTTGGACAGCAGAAGAAGTTGACCAAAAATTGCACAGAATTATGAAAGATATTCATGAAGCCTGTAAAAAATACGGTGCTGAAAATAACGATTTTGTTGACTATGTTAAAGGAGCAAATATCGCCGGTTTTGTTAAAATTGCAGATGCAATGTTAGCACAAGGCTTAGTATAA
- a CDS encoding MarC family protein, which translates to MGVNFVHIFSVFMVLFAVIDIVGSIPIIIDIKTKGNKIEAGKTTLISLVILTLFLFVGEALLGIFGVDISSFAIAGSFILFFLALEMVLGIELFKSQTTGSASVVPLAFPIIAGAGSITTLLSLRAEYESINIMIALVLNMVVVFVVLKTTKYIEKILGQSGITVLRKIFGIILLAIAIKLFMSNIAASIGRHFPGLLEKLS; encoded by the coding sequence ATGGGAGTAAATTTTGTTCATATTTTTTCCGTTTTTATGGTATTATTTGCCGTTATTGATATTGTCGGCTCAATTCCGATAATTATAGACATAAAAACAAAAGGAAATAAAATTGAGGCAGGTAAAACAACTTTAATTTCTTTGGTAATACTTACATTATTCCTTTTTGTAGGAGAAGCTTTATTGGGGATATTCGGTGTTGATATTTCGTCTTTTGCTATTGCGGGGTCTTTTATATTATTTTTTCTTGCATTAGAAATGGTTCTCGGTATTGAGCTTTTTAAAAGTCAAACAACAGGAAGTGCCTCTGTAGTTCCTCTTGCATTTCCTATTATTGCAGGAGCGGGTTCAATTACAACACTGCTTTCGCTTAGGGCTGAATATGAGTCGATTAACATAATGATTGCATTGGTTTTGAATATGGTTGTTGTGTTTGTTGTGCTTAAAACTACAAAGTATATCGAAAAAATATTAGGGCAATCAGGAATAACTGTTCTTCGAAAAATATTCGGGATTATTCTTCTGGCAATAGCAATAAAACTTTTTATGTCAAATATTGCAGCTTCTATAGGACGCCATTTCCCCGGTTTATTAGAAAAGTTAAGCTGA
- a CDS encoding phosphoglycerate kinase, protein MQNIDKYNFTGKKVIVRVDFNVPLNEKFEVTDDTRIQAAIPTIKKIAETGSVILMSHLGRPKGKDEKFSLKHILPKLSELVGKDVMFIDDCIGDKVKNKVSAMKNGDILLLENLRYYPEEKKGDKSFAGKLADLADVYVNDAFGTAHRAHASTAVIADFFSDNKMFGYLIEGELAGLKKVLEEPEKPLTAILGGAKVSSKITVIDKLLDKVDNLIIAGGMTYTFIKAQGGKIGTSLVEDEYLETAKKLMQKAKDLDVNLILPVDIINADKFDENAKTLVTAVDNIKDGWMGLDIGPKTIGLFKSVILDSKTVIWNGPAGVFEMDKFANGTIQVANALVEATEKGCFTLIGGGDSVAAIKKYNLQDKVSYVSTGGGAMLEFLEGKELPGITAIKNN, encoded by the coding sequence ATGCAGAATATTGATAAATATAACTTTACAGGTAAAAAAGTAATTGTAAGAGTTGATTTTAACGTTCCTTTAAATGAGAAATTTGAAGTTACTGATGATACAAGAATTCAAGCAGCAATTCCTACAATTAAAAAGATTGCAGAAACAGGTTCAGTAATTTTAATGTCGCATCTCGGAAGACCCAAAGGAAAAGATGAAAAGTTTTCATTAAAACACATATTACCTAAACTTTCTGAGTTAGTAGGTAAAGATGTAATGTTTATTGATGATTGCATAGGAGATAAAGTTAAAAATAAAGTTTCGGCAATGAAAAACGGTGACATTTTGTTGCTTGAAAATTTACGATATTATCCCGAAGAGAAAAAAGGAGATAAGAGTTTTGCAGGGAAATTAGCAGATTTAGCAGATGTGTATGTAAATGATGCATTCGGAACTGCACACAGAGCACATGCTTCAACTGCAGTTATTGCCGATTTTTTTTCGGATAATAAAATGTTCGGTTATCTTATTGAGGGAGAACTTGCAGGATTAAAAAAAGTTTTGGAAGAACCGGAAAAACCTCTGACAGCAATTCTCGGAGGAGCAAAAGTTTCTTCTAAAATAACGGTAATAGACAAATTGCTTGATAAAGTTGATAATTTAATAATTGCCGGTGGTATGACTTATACTTTCATTAAAGCACAAGGAGGTAAAATAGGAACTTCCTTGGTTGAAGATGAATATTTAGAAACGGCAAAAAAACTTATGCAAAAAGCAAAAGATTTAGATGTTAATTTAATTCTTCCGGTTGATATTATTAATGCCGATAAATTTGATGAAAATGCAAAAACTCTTGTAACTGCCGTTGATAATATTAAAGACGGTTGGATGGGGCTGGATATAGGACCGAAAACAATCGGATTATTTAAGAGCGTAATATTAGATTCAAAAACAGTAATTTGGAACGGACCTGCCGGGGTTTTTGAAATGGACAAGTTTGCAAACGGCACTATTCAAGTTGCAAATGCTTTGGTTGAAGCTACCGAAAAAGGGTGTTTTACTTTAATCGGCGGAGGCGATTCTGTTGCAGCAATTAAAAAATATAATTTACAAGATAAAGTAAGTTACGTTTCAACAGGCGGAGGTGCTATGTTAGAGTTTTTAGAGGGAAAAGAATTACCGGGCATAACGGCAATTAAAAATAACTAG
- a CDS encoding thioredoxin family protein produces the protein MNLKDLKSLDEFNSVLEAEDGVLIYFSHEQCNVCKVLKPKIVKLLDENFPSMKMFYADTVKASEIAGQNGIFTVPAVVCFFGGKETFRKSRNIGIEELRLQIKRPYDMVFGS, from the coding sequence ATGAATCTGAAAGATTTGAAAAGTTTAGATGAATTTAATTCTGTTTTAGAAGCAGAAGACGGAGTGTTAATCTATTTTTCTCATGAACAATGCAATGTTTGTAAAGTTCTGAAACCGAAGATTGTTAAATTACTTGATGAAAATTTTCCCTCAATGAAAATGTTTTATGCAGATACAGTTAAAGCATCTGAAATAGCGGGGCAAAACGGTATTTTTACAGTTCCTGCCGTTGTGTGTTTTTTCGGAGGAAAGGAAACTTTTCGTAAAAGCAGGAATATAGGAATTGAAGAATTAAGGCTTCAAATAAAAAGACCTTATGACATGGTCTTCGGAAGTTAA
- a CDS encoding diacylglycerol kinase family protein: MKQLKTFKYALNGIAHVFKKEQNFRIHIIATILVIAAGVFFSIDRTEWMFIIIAINIVLAFELANSAIEYICNFVSPGYSNKIKRIKDVSAAAVLISAIGAFVLALIIFIPKVIEML; encoded by the coding sequence ATGAAACAACTAAAAACATTTAAATACGCATTAAACGGAATTGCACACGTATTCAAAAAGGAACAAAACTTCAGAATACATATTATTGCAACAATTTTAGTAATCGCAGCCGGAGTTTTTTTCTCAATTGATAGAACAGAGTGGATGTTCATTATTATTGCAATCAATATTGTTCTTGCTTTTGAACTTGCAAATTCTGCAATTGAATATATATGCAACTTTGTATCACCAGGTTACAGCAATAAAATTAAAAGAATAAAAGATGTATCGGCAGCAGCAGTATTAATTTCTGCAATCGGTGCTTTCGTTTTGGCTTTGATAATTTTCATACCGAAAGTTATTGAGATGTTATAA
- a CDS encoding DUF4173 domain-containing protein yields the protein MKTRNMKTKMKFALLIIGTLLFNLLFWHEAIGLNALIFTTFILGTFFYLFPEFIKSKNAIIIASGTFISAVTVVYHASELAISVWIFSMVLLQAFMHFNKLRTVFYGLFSSVTTFFMSYQLIGQNVKLKSKSSFKLKTFFKYLKLTLLPILVVYIFYWIFKFANPIFDNLSNTFFINLNDWIIHLFKDVSFLQILFTFLGFIIMAWFIYKNKNDHIVHTEAKHTETILRKRKKSQMSKYLFENIGLRQLLKNEFRIGLMLIILVNALLLMINVIDISTIWFNFNYTPEFDLKQFVHEGTFLLILSILLSIGIMIWFFRRNLNFYKYKKKLQVLSYIWIAQNIILLISVVIRNMHYIEYFGLAYKRIGVFFFLALVVFGLISLYLKIKDIKSSFWLFKINTWALYIGFVLFAIPDWDIIIAKHNLTHPLRNNIETSFLLTFDDKVLPQIDQRKDILLQSKEYNTYRVFYETYENVYKGRVINFLKEYKDKSWLSWNYADAKAYEYYKLK from the coding sequence ATGAAAACAAGAAATATGAAAACTAAAATGAAATTCGCACTTTTAATTATAGGAACTCTGTTATTTAATTTATTGTTTTGGCATGAAGCAATCGGATTGAATGCTCTTATTTTTACAACATTTATTCTCGGAACTTTTTTTTATCTGTTTCCTGAATTTATAAAATCAAAAAACGCAATTATTATTGCATCCGGCACTTTTATAAGTGCTGTTACGGTTGTGTACCATGCATCTGAATTGGCAATTTCTGTTTGGATATTTTCGATGGTTCTTCTACAAGCTTTTATGCATTTTAACAAACTAAGAACTGTTTTTTACGGATTATTTTCATCTGTAACCACTTTTTTTATGTCTTATCAGCTTATCGGGCAAAATGTTAAATTAAAAAGCAAATCTTCTTTCAAACTTAAAACATTTTTTAAATACCTGAAACTTACACTTCTTCCGATTTTGGTTGTCTATATCTTCTACTGGATATTCAAATTTGCAAATCCGATATTCGACAATTTAAGCAATACTTTTTTCATTAATCTGAACGATTGGATTATTCATTTATTCAAAGATGTTTCATTTCTTCAAATTCTGTTTACATTTTTGGGGTTCATTATTATGGCTTGGTTTATATACAAAAATAAAAATGATCATATCGTACATACTGAAGCGAAACACACGGAAACAATTCTAAGGAAAAGAAAAAAATCTCAAATGAGTAAATATCTATTTGAAAATATTGGGTTAAGACAATTGCTGAAAAATGAGTTTCGCATCGGACTTATGCTGATAATTTTAGTTAATGCCTTACTATTAATGATAAATGTAATAGATATTTCAACAATCTGGTTTAATTTTAATTACACACCGGAATTCGATTTAAAACAATTCGTTCACGAAGGAACTTTCCTGCTGATATTAAGCATCTTACTTTCAATAGGAATTATGATTTGGTTTTTCAGAAGAAACCTCAACTTTTACAAATACAAAAAGAAACTTCAGGTTCTTTCATACATTTGGATTGCTCAAAACATCATATTACTGATTTCTGTTGTTATCAGAAACATGCATTATATTGAATATTTCGGTTTAGCATACAAACGAATCGGAGTATTTTTCTTTCTTGCACTTGTTGTTTTCGGACTGATATCTTTATACCTCAAAATAAAAGACATAAAATCGTCTTTCTGGCTTTTTAAAATAAATACATGGGCATTATACATCGGTTTTGTGTTATTTGCAATTCCTGATTGGGACATTATTATTGCAAAACACAACTTAACACATCCGCTTCGTAATAATATTGAAACAAGTTTCTTGCTGACTTTTGATGATAAAGTATTGCCTCAAATTGACCAAAGAAAAGACATCTTATTACAATCAAAAGAATACAATACATACCGTGTGTTTTATGAAACTTATGAAAATGTTTATAAAGGTAGGGTAATAAATTTCTTGAAAGAATATAAGGATAAATCTTGGTTATCATGGAATTATGCCGATGCAAAGGCTTATGAATATTATAAACTAAAATAA
- a CDS encoding transcriptional regulator yields MSVLTVQQKADFNYLKEILNLTDGNLASHLRALENKGYLSINKKFVGRKTQTNYYATNEGKIAFKEHLDALENLIKGRES; encoded by the coding sequence ATGTCGGTACTAACAGTTCAGCAAAAAGCTGACTTCAACTACTTGAAAGAAATTCTGAACCTGACCGACGGAAATCTTGCAAGTCATTTACGTGCTCTTGAAAACAAAGGTTACCTGAGCATAAATAAAAAATTTGTGGGGCGAAAAACACAAACAAACTATTACGCAACAAATGAAGGGAAAATTGCGTTTAAAGAGCATCTTGATGCATTAGAAAATTTAATAAAAGGACGAGAGTCTTAA
- a CDS encoding 4'-phosphopantetheinyl transferase superfamily protein encodes MNILFEKKKNDCKVIVAEISENSPDLFQKIKKELSNNELNVYNKFTNERRKKEWLGVRLLLLRLLGFYSEIKYSKTGNPYIEHDINISITHSKNILGIILSKNKDIGMDVEILSDKILRTAQKFITKEELLSFSEDDRLKKIYLNWCCKETLFKIKEHGGFDFKTNFKIIDSELQKSGQQKAIISFNNKIEHFNLNYEFIKHKNTELLVVWH; translated from the coding sequence ATGAACATCCTTTTTGAAAAGAAAAAAAATGATTGCAAAGTTATAGTTGCTGAAATTTCAGAAAACTCACCTGATTTATTTCAAAAAATTAAAAAAGAACTATCAAACAATGAATTAAACGTTTATAATAAATTCACCAATGAAAGACGAAAAAAAGAATGGCTCGGTGTTCGTTTGTTATTATTAAGATTACTCGGTTTTTATTCTGAAATAAAATATTCAAAAACAGGCAATCCGTATATTGAGCATGATATAAATATTTCAATTACACACAGTAAAAATATTCTCGGAATAATTCTCAGCAAAAATAAAGACATCGGTATGGATGTAGAAATTCTTTCCGACAAAATTTTAAGAACCGCACAAAAATTTATAACAAAAGAAGAACTTCTCAGTTTTAGTGAAGACGATAGACTAAAAAAGATTTATTTAAACTGGTGCTGCAAAGAAACGTTGTTTAAAATAAAAGAACACGGCGGTTTTGATTTTAAAACTAATTTTAAAATTATTGATTCCGAATTGCAAAAATCAGGGCAACAAAAAGCAATTATTTCTTTTAATAATAAGATTGAACATTTCAATTTAAATTACGAATTTATCAAACATAAAAACACTGAACTATTGGTTGTTTGGCATTAA
- a CDS encoding NAD(P)H-hydrate dehydratase yields the protein MKIFSANKTREADNYTIKNEPIPSVDLMERAASGATDKIIELYTGCEKFIIFAGPGNNGGDGLVIARLLAEKAFEVSVYFIKFTDKVSPDFEINFQRLKKRDKAGVYILESILDFPEIPAEALIIDAIFGSGLTRNLTGFPEKVVKKINETNNEVVSVDIPSGLFGEENLQKEKTVINANHTITFQHPSLSFLFPENEHFIGEFHIIDIGIHKDFINNTNTPYYYIQKADIKIKNRKKFSHKGNYGHTLILAGSYGKAGASILAISAAQRTGAGLVTASVPKCNYQILQISSPETMLHIDTSDKYISQLPDLKLYNSIAIGPGIGFNKLTEELLHHLIKNYNKPIVFDADAITILSQNKNWLKDIPGNSIFTPHPKEFERLVGRSKNNFERLQMQIDFARTYNATVILKGAHTSIALSDGKVYFNSSGNPGMATGGSGDVLTGIIVSLLAQNYKPRDAAITGTYLHGLAGDIAMKKSGQSALIASDIIEYLPEAFIKLKP from the coding sequence ATGAAAATATTTTCGGCAAATAAAACAAGAGAAGCAGATAATTATACAATCAAAAATGAGCCGATACCATCCGTTGATTTGATGGAACGAGCAGCCTCCGGAGCAACAGATAAGATTATTGAATTATATACCGGTTGTGAGAAGTTTATCATATTTGCAGGACCGGGAAATAACGGCGGCGACGGATTAGTAATTGCACGTTTACTTGCCGAAAAAGCTTTTGAGGTAAGTGTTTATTTTATAAAATTTACGGATAAGGTTTCACCGGATTTTGAAATAAATTTTCAAAGATTAAAAAAACGAGATAAAGCAGGAGTGTATATTTTGGAGAGTATTTTAGATTTTCCTGAAATTCCGGCTGAGGCTTTGATAATTGATGCAATTTTCGGTTCAGGTTTAACTCGAAATTTAACCGGTTTTCCTGAAAAAGTTGTTAAAAAGATAAATGAAACAAACAATGAAGTTGTATCTGTCGATATTCCTTCGGGATTGTTCGGTGAAGAAAATTTGCAAAAAGAGAAGACTGTTATAAACGCAAATCATACAATCACTTTCCAACATCCTTCTTTGTCTTTTTTATTTCCTGAAAATGAGCATTTTATAGGTGAATTTCATATTATTGATATAGGAATTCATAAAGATTTCATTAATAACACAAATACACCTTATTATTATATTCAAAAAGCAGATATTAAAATTAAAAACCGAAAAAAGTTTTCACATAAAGGAAATTACGGTCACACATTGATATTAGCCGGAAGTTACGGAAAAGCCGGTGCTTCAATATTGGCGATTAGCGCTGCTCAGCGAACAGGAGCAGGATTGGTAACGGCATCAGTTCCGAAATGCAACTATCAAATTTTGCAAATAAGTTCTCCCGAAACTATGTTACATATTGACACTTCTGACAAATATATTTCACAATTGCCGGATTTAAAACTGTATAATTCAATTGCAATCGGTCCGGGAATCGGGTTTAATAAGCTAACTGAAGAACTTTTACACCATTTAATCAAAAATTATAATAAACCGATTGTTTTTGATGCTGATGCAATTACGATATTATCCCAAAATAAAAATTGGTTGAAAGATATTCCCGGAAACAGCATTTTTACACCGCACCCTAAAGAGTTTGAACGATTAGTCGGGAGAAGCAAGAATAATTTTGAAAGATTACAAATGCAAATTGATTTTGCAAGAACATATAATGCAACAGTAATTTTAAAAGGAGCACATACATCAATTGCATTATCCGACGGGAAAGTATATTTTAACTCAAGCGGAAACCCCGGAATGGCAACCGGAGGAAGCGGAGATGTATTAACCGGAATTATTGTTTCTTTGCTTGCACAAAATTATAAACCGAGAGATGCAGCAATAACCGGTACTTATTTGCACGGACTTGCCGGAGATATTGCAATGAAAAAATCCGGACAAAGTGCATTAATTGCTTCCGATATTATTGAATATTTACCGGAAGCATTTATAAAACTTAAACCTTAA
- a CDS encoding RidA family protein, translating into MKQIIHTEKAPKAIGPYSQAIKTGNTLYISGQIPINPGTGKLVEGGIKEQTEQVMKNIAAILDEAGYSFSDVVKSTCLLSDMKNFAAMNEVYGKYYSENPPARAAFAVKELPLSVLVEIETIAVK; encoded by the coding sequence ATGAAACAGATAATACATACCGAAAAAGCACCGAAAGCAATAGGACCTTACAGCCAAGCAATTAAAACGGGAAATACTCTTTATATCTCAGGTCAAATACCTATTAATCCGGGAACAGGCAAACTTGTTGAAGGCGGCATTAAAGAACAAACCGAACAAGTTATGAAAAATATTGCGGCAATTCTCGATGAAGCCGGATATTCTTTCAGCGATGTTGTTAAATCAACTTGTTTGTTGAGCGACATGAAAAATTTTGCAGCAATGAACGAAGTTTACGGAAAATATTATTCCGAAAATCCGCCCGCAAGAGCAGCTTTTGCGGTTAAAGAACTTCCTTTAAGCGTTTTGGTTGAAATTGAAACAATAGCTGTAAAATAA
- a CDS encoding O-acetyl-ADP-ribose deacetylase: MGKIVLYKGDITKLEVDAVVNAANSSLLGGGGVDGAIHRAAGYELLEECRLLNGCPTGDAKTTKAYKLPAKFIIHTVGPVWHGGKNNEAELLKSAYQRCLELAVENSVKTIAFPNISTGVYNFPKSEAAEVAINTVIEFLKNHSSIEKVIFAVFDDENFEIYKNLLN, encoded by the coding sequence ATGGGAAAAATCGTATTATACAAAGGCGATATTACAAAATTAGAAGTTGATGCTGTTGTAAATGCCGCAAATTCGAGTTTGCTCGGCGGCGGCGGTGTTGACGGTGCAATTCACAGAGCAGCAGGATATGAACTTCTTGAGGAGTGTCGGTTGCTGAACGGTTGCCCGACCGGAGATGCAAAAACTACAAAAGCTTATAAACTTCCTGCAAAATTTATTATTCACACAGTAGGTCCCGTTTGGCACGGAGGGAAAAATAATGAAGCTGAATTATTAAAAAGTGCATATCAAAGATGTTTAGAACTTGCAGTTGAAAATAGTGTAAAAACAATTGCTTTTCCTAATATCAGTACCGGAGTTTATAATTTTCCGAAAAGTGAAGCAGCTGAAGTTGCTATTAATACAGTAATCGAATTTTTAAAAAATCATTCTTCAATTGAAAAAGTAATTTTTGCTGTTTTTGATGATGAGAATTTTGAAATATATAAAAACCTGTTAAACTGA
- a CDS encoding bifunctional 3-deoxy-7-phosphoheptulonate synthase/chorismate mutase type II: MPENKNKEELLLGRKNGNAVIIAGPCSAESEYQVVKTAQEISKCKKVKIYRAGIWKPRTEPGNFEGVGEKGLAWLRKVKEKTSLYTATETATPEHVELCLRNNDAVDILWIGARTTANPFSVQTIADALKGVDIPVMVKNPLNPDIKLWAGAIERLKKAGIKNIAAIHRGFYPFEKISLRNLPKWELAIEIKSIFPDMPVINDPSHISGKRKYIQEIAQKALNLNLDGLMIETHIEPENALSDSKQQLTPAALIDLLNNLTFRKSSSDNTDFLTKLDQYRDQIDSIDYQMLELLSKRMKIVENIGKYKLNNGVTIFQLKRWLEMSKTRNEFGKSIGLDKNFIKRMLQLVHRESIRQQSEVMNKNKE, from the coding sequence ATGCCCGAAAATAAAAATAAAGAAGAACTACTTTTAGGAAGAAAAAACGGTAATGCGGTTATTATTGCAGGTCCGTGTAGTGCAGAGTCTGAATATCAGGTTGTTAAAACAGCACAGGAAATATCGAAATGTAAAAAAGTTAAAATATACCGAGCAGGTATTTGGAAACCCAGAACAGAACCGGGAAATTTTGAAGGAGTAGGAGAGAAGGGGCTTGCCTGGCTGAGAAAAGTTAAAGAAAAAACAAGTTTATATACCGCAACCGAAACAGCAACACCTGAACATGTTGAGTTATGCCTGAGAAATAATGATGCCGTTGATATCTTATGGATAGGTGCAAGAACAACTGCAAATCCGTTTTCGGTTCAAACAATTGCAGATGCATTAAAAGGAGTTGATATTCCGGTTATGGTTAAAAATCCGCTTAATCCGGATATTAAATTATGGGCAGGAGCAATAGAGCGATTAAAAAAAGCCGGAATAAAAAATATAGCTGCAATTCACAGAGGATTTTATCCCTTTGAAAAAATAAGTTTAAGAAACTTACCGAAATGGGAATTAGCTATTGAAATAAAAAGTATTTTTCCTGATATGCCGGTTATTAACGATCCCAGCCATATTTCCGGGAAAAGAAAATATATACAAGAGATAGCACAAAAAGCATTAAATTTAAATCTTGACGGTTTAATGATAGAAACACATATTGAACCTGAAAATGCCTTAAGTGATTCTAAGCAACAACTTACTCCCGCAGCTCTTATTGATTTGTTGAATAATTTAACTTTCAGAAAATCGTCATCTGATAATACTGATTTTTTAACCAAATTGGATCAATACAGAGACCAAATTGACTCTATTGATTATCAGATGCTTGAATTGCTTTCGAAAAGAATGAAAATAGTTGAGAATATCGGCAAATATAAATTGAACAACGGTGTAACTATATTTCAATTAAAAAGATGGCTCGAAATGTCAAAAACCAGAAATGAATTCGGAAAATCAATAGGTTTGGATAAAAACTTTATAAAAAGAATGTTACAACTTGTGCACAGAGAATCAATAAGACAACAATCAGAAGTTATGAATAAAAATAAAGAATAA